Genomic DNA from Buteo buteo chromosome 21, bButBut1.hap1.1, whole genome shotgun sequence:
AGCCGGGCGCTGCCCCGGCTCCAGAGGAGGAGGACGGTGCCACGCTGGCGGCCCACGCGGCCCCGCTGGGCGTAGACCCAGGGCAGGGCACCCGCCTGCCCCACGCCACCTGCTTCCCACAGGTCCAGGCGCACGTCGCAGCCCAGCCCCGTGCGCAGCCGTTCGGCCAGGGCGCACACCAGCCCCAGGTGCTCCTCCGAGTCCGGCGAGTACAGCAGCAGCACCGGGCGTCCGCCTGGGGCACCTGCGGGACGGAGAAGACAGAGGTGACAGCCCTACCCCAAGCCCCTCTGCCATTCCCCGGGGACACCCTGGCATCCCCCAAGGGCATCCAAGTATCCACCATACTGCCCTAGGAccctctgcagcccagggagctggcACCCCCTGgcaccccagccccatggccaCCGTGGCCACCGCACCcccaccccgcagccccccagggTGTCCCTCACCGTCAGCCGGCCTCCAGGCACCACGGCAGTTGAAGAGCAGCACGGTCACCACCAGCCCCAGCGCCAgcgccagccccagcagcccgaAGTGCCTGCGTGAGACTGGGAGAGGGGCAGTGAGGGGGGGATGTCTGCCcacccccactgccccccaccacccccccaggaccccccactCACCGTCAggacagagcagctgcttccGAGCGAAGTGCACGTCCGAGCGCCACACCTGGGGAAGAGGCGGGGTGAGGGGGGGCAGGttggtgtgtcccccccacggCGCGGGTGCCGATGCAGGGGTCACCTTACCAGCACGCAGCTGCCCAGGACGTGCACCGGCAACAGCAGCGCCAGCTCCCCTGGGGCAGAGCCCTCCGGCTGCAAAGCACAAGGGCAGGGTCAGCGTGGGTCGGTCCCCAccatgtccccccccaggcCTGTGACACTCACCCGTGTGACGGTGTAGAAGGGGGGCTCAGGCTCGCACTGCCTGCCACGGCGCTGGCAGAGGGCTGCGCTGAAGGCTGCGGGGACGCTGGAGGTGAGGTGCAGGTGCAGCTGCAGCCCCCGGGCGCTCACCGAGACGTTCCAGGCGGTCTCTatggagagagagggagggggctTGCGGGACACCCGAGGGCATGAGGGGTGCGAGGGACCCCGCAGCAGGGCTGTGGTCAGCCCAGGGGTGCCCCCCACCTCTGGGGCTCACCTGGCCGGTGGGGACACTCCACGTGGCTGCTGTTCCCGTAGGAGAACTGGGGGGAACGGGGATCAGTGGAGGGGCTAGGTGAACTGCCATCACCCATcgctgccccccagcacctTCCTAGGCAGCGCCCACCCACCCGCGGGGGCTTACCCGGAAGCAGAGCTGGGGGTGCACGTCCACCTTGTCCAGCGTGTATGCCTGGAACGGGCATAGAACACGTCACCGTGCCCGACCCACACAGCCCATGGGCACCCCAGTGCCCACCCGCTGCCCTTGTGGGACCTTGGGGTCCGGTGGGTGCCCCAATCAGGGGCACAGCCCCGCACCACTCTAGGCTGGTGCCCTGTGGTACCCTGAGACCGGGACCCTTCacctgctcctcttcactggcCGTGGAGTTGGGGACATCGTGGCAGGGCGCAGTCTCGGCCGCCACCTCCCTCCAGCACAGGGTGgcccgggggtgcagggggcaGCTGGCGCTCAGCACCATCGCCATCTGGTCCTTGCTGCTGGCGCTGTAGTCGTGGAAGCGCACCGAGGACCACAGCTCGGGGCCGTCTGCGGGACACCGCGTCAGCGGGCTGGGGGGACGGCTGGGGGGCACCCCTGGGACCTGGCTCCCCACCCCGCGGGCACTCACAGGCATCGGGCTGGTCGCGGAAGGGGCAGCGCTTGCTGCGCGGGCTGTCGTGGTGGGGGTAGGAGGCCTGGGGCAGCAGAGCGGGGCGGTCAGGGCAGGATGTGcccccaccctgcctgcccgcccgcgCCACACGGGAGGAGAGAAGGGCCCGGCGGCCGCAGGGGAGGGCGACGCACCTCGATGCACAGGCAGGGCACCAGGAACTCGTACGGCAGGGAGATGCGGCGGCCCCCCGGCACCAGCACCTGCGGGCACAGAGGCAGCGTCAGCTGGGGGGGAGCGTGGcgggcagcccagggaggggacgaCCGGAGCCATTACCTGCCGGTGGAAGGGCCGGGGCAGCTCCTCACACTCCAGGGCCAACTGGTGGCACAGCCGCACCATCAGGGCAGGGCCCTCGGGCACCCACACCTCGATGGCCCGTGCCTCGGGGACCCAGGCGTGGGTGAAGACGGGCCCTGTGGAGCAGGTGGGGGGGGTCAGCCGGTGCCGGCGTCCCTCCGGACGCCCCCCGGGATCCCTCCCAGCCTCACCGGGCGGCTCGGCGACGACCAGGCGGCTGCGGCTGAGGGCCAAGCCTCGGTCAGGGATGGTGCGGAGAGAGACGAGGACCTGCCGCCCGCTCTCCGCCGGGAAGCAGTCGAACCGCACCTGCCACTGCGGGGAACGGAGCGGATGAGCGGGATGTGCCGTCCCGGCGTCCGGCCCCGCGATGCACCCCAGACTCACCAGCGAGCTGCCGGGCGCCCGGTGCCGTCGCCACACCTGCAGCCAGCCGGCCCGGTTGGAACCCAGCTCCAGGAAGTTGAGCTGCAGCCCACGGACGCCACCGAGCTCTGCGAGAAACCGACACGGGTGGGAGGACGAGTGCCTCCCTACACCCCCCCCCAGTCCAGGGGTGCCCGGCCCAGCCACCCCTGCCCGTACCTGCGGCGGGGAGGGCCAGGCGCAcccgcaggcagggctggcagggctgcgaGGGCAGGCACAGCCGGGCCCTGCTCAGCGCCAGGGCGGGCGGCTTCAGCgggggcccgggcccggcccggcccggccggtgGCAGCGGAGGCGGCTCAGCGTGCTGTCGGCTAccgggggtgtgtgggggggggagaaagagcagagaggggCTGCCGTGCGCCGGGGGTCCCGGGAAAGGGGCAAACCCCGGAGACCGGGAGCCCCGCCACCCTCCGGGACCCGGTAGCCGCGGGCAGGGGGAAGCCCCGGAGCTCGCAGCCCGGCCCCGATCCCGACCCCGCCGCTACTCACCGGTGGCCCGGCACTCCTGTAAGCAAAGAGACGGGGGTGAGCGCGgtgccgcccgccccccccccttcccaccacctccccccccctcgGTGCTCACGAAGTTGGCGGAGACCCGGAGGCGGGTgacggcggccccggccccgggcagcaccagcagcagcgcgGCGGCAACGGCGAGCAACACCGGGAGCCCCATGGCtgaggagccgccgccgccgctccccgccccgccccgggccggccccgccgcatTCCTCCGCCGGC
This window encodes:
- the IL17RE gene encoding interleukin-17 receptor E, translated to MGLPVLLAVAAALLLVLPGAGAAVTRLRVSANFECRATADSTLSRLRCHRPGRAGPGPPLKPPALALSRARLCLPSQPCQPCLRVRLALPAAELGGVRGLQLNFLELGSNRAGWLQVWRRHRAPGSSLWQVRFDCFPAESGRQVLVSLRTIPDRGLALSRSRLVVAEPPGPVFTHAWVPEARAIEVWVPEGPALMVRLCHQLALECEELPRPFHRQVLVPGGRRISLPYEFLVPCLCIEASYPHHDSPRSKRCPFRDQPDAYGPELWSSVRFHDYSASSKDQMAMVLSASCPLHPRATLCWREVAAETAPCHDVPNSTASEEEQAYTLDKVDVHPQLCFRFSYGNSSHVECPHRPETAWNVSVSARGLQLHLHLTSSVPAAFSAALCQRRGRQCEPEPPFYTVTRPEGSAPGELALLLPVHVLGSCVLVWRSDVHFARKQLLCPDVSRRHFGLLGLALALGLVVTVLLFNCRGAWRPADGAPGGRPVLLLYSPDSEEHLGLVCALAERLRTGLGCDVRLDLWEAGGVGQAGALPWVYAQRGRVGRQRGTVLLLWSRGSARLFRRWRVGAAGGTPGDAHDIFGAAMACLHGELGSAGCGGGWVLAYFSRLCSPRDVPRPLRPLPTYRLPQQLPGLLGALRGSPPAPHRCQRGRGGGLLHRLLEAGAGEGSPPPQPPGAAAGT